One region of Rattus norvegicus strain BN/NHsdMcwi chromosome 13, GRCr8, whole genome shotgun sequence genomic DNA includes:
- the Smg7 gene encoding nonsense-mediated mRNA decay factor SMG7 isoform X4: protein MSLQSAQYLRQAEVLKAEMTDSKLGPAEVWTSRQALQDLYQKMLVTDLEYALDKKVEQDLWNHAFKNQITTLQGQAKNRANPNRSEVQANLSLFLEAASGFYTQLLQELCTVFNVDLPCRVKSSQLGIISNKQTHTSAIVKPQSSSCSYICQHCLVHLGDIARYRNQTSQAESYYRHAAQLVPSNGQPYNQLAILASSKGDHLTTIFYYCRSIAVKFPFPAASTNLQKALSKALESRDELKTKWGVSDFIKAFIKFHGHVYLSKSLEKLSPLREKLEEQFKRLLFQKAFNSQQLVHVTVINLFQLHHLRDFSNETEQHSYSQDEQLCWTQLLALFMSFLGILCKCPLQNDSQESYNAYPLPAVKVSMDWLRLRPRVFQEAVVDERQYIWPWLISLLNSFHPREDDLSSTNATPLPEEFELQGFLALRPSFRNLDFSKGHQGITGDKEGQQRRIRQQRLISIGKWIADNQPRLIQCENEVGKLLFITEIPELILEDPSEAKENLILQETSAIESHASDGSPGLKSVLSTGRSPSTSCDSGEKPVVTFKENIKPREVNRDQGRSFPPKEVKSQTELRKTPVSEARKTPVTQTPSQTNNSQFIPIHHPGAFPPLPSRPGFPPPTYVIPPPVAFSMGSGYTFPAGVSVPGTFLQSTAHSPAGNQVQAGKQSHIPYSQQRPSGPGPMNQGPQQSQPPSQPPLTSLPAQPTAQSTSQLQVQALAQQQQSPTKVIPALGKSPPHHSGFQQYQQADASKQLWNPPQVQSPLGKIMPVKQPYYLQTQDPIKLFEPSLQPPVIQQQPLEKKMKPFPMEPYNHNPSEVKVPEFYWDSSYSMADNRAVMAQQPNMDRRSKRSPGVFRPEQDPVPRMPFEKSLLEKPSELMSHSSSFLSLTGFSVNQERYPNSSVFNEVYGKNLTASSKAELSPSVASSQETSLYSLFEGTPWSPSLPASSDHSTPASQSPHSSNPSSLPSSPPTHNHNSAPFSNFGPIGTPDNRDRRPADRWKTDKPAMGGFGVDYLSATSSSENSWHQASTPSGTWTGHGPSMEDSSAVLMESLKSIWSSSMMHPGPSALEQLLMQQKQKQQRGQGAMNPPH, encoded by the exons TTATTACAGGAACTGTGTACGGTGTTTAATGTAGATTTGCCATGCCGTGTGAAGTCTTCCCAGTTGGGAATTATTAGCAATAAACAGACGCACACCAGCGCCATAGTGAAGCCACAGTCTAGCTCCTGTTCCTACATTTGCCAGCACTGCCTCGTCCACCTTGGAGACATTG cTCGATACAGAAACCAGACTAGCCAGGCAGAGTCCTACTATAGGCATGCAGCTCAGCTTGTCCCCTCCAATG GTCAGCCTTACAATCAGTTGGCTATCTTAGCTTCTTCCAAAGGAGACCACCTGACCACAATTTTCTACTACTGCAGAAGCATTGCTGTgaaattccctttcccagctgcCTCCACTAACCTACAAAAAGCACTTTCTAAAGCACTGGAAAG CCGGGATGAGTTGAAAACCAAGTGGGGTGTTTCTGACTTCATCAAGGCCTTTATTAAATTCCACGGTCATGTATACCTGAGTAAGAGTTTGGAAAAGCTGAGCCCTCTTCGAGAGAAGTTAGAAGAACAGTTTAAG AGACTGCTGTTCCAAAAAGCTTTCAACTCTCAGCAGTTAGTTCATGTCACTGTCATTAACCTGTTTCAACTTCATCATCTTCGTGACTTTAGCAATGAAACAGAGCAGCACAGTTACAGCCAAGATGAACAGCTGTGTTGGACACAGTTGCTGGCCCTCTTCA TGTCTTTTCTTGGCATCCTGTGCAAATGTCCTCTCCAGAATGATTCTCAGGAGTCCTACAATGCCTATCCCCTTCCTGCAGTCAAGGTCTCCATGGACTGGCTAAGACTCCGACCTAGAGTCTTTCAAGAAGCTGTAGTGGATGAAAGACAGTA CATCTGGCCCTGGCTAATTTCTCTTCTCAATAGTTTTCATCCCCGTGAAGATGATCTCTCAAGTACTAATG CCACACCACTTCCAGAGGAGTTTGAACTACAAGGGTTCCTGGCTTTGAGACCTTCTTTCAG GAACTTGGATTTTTCCAAAGGCCATCAGGGTATTACAGGAGACAAAGAGGGTCAACAACGGCGAATACGGCAGCAGCGTTTGATCTCCATAGGGAAGTGGATTGCTGACAACCAGCCACG GCTGATTCAGTGTGAAAATGAGGTAGGGAAATTGTTATTTATCACAGAAATCCCAGAATTAATACTAGAAGACCCCAGTGAAGCCAAAGAGAACCTCATCCTACAAGAAACATCTGCGATAGAGTCACACGCTTCGGACGGGAGCCCAGGACTGAAGTCAGTGCTGTCTACAGGCCGAAGTCCAAGCACCAGCTGTGACTCAGGAGAGAAGCCAGTGGTCACCTTCAAAGAGAACATTAAGCCACGAGAAGTGAACAGAGACCAAGGAAGAAGCTTTCCTCCCAAAGAG GTAAAATCCCAGACAGAACTAAGAAAGACCCCAGTGTCCGAAGCCAGGAAAACTCCTGTCACTCAAACTCCAAGtcaaacaaataattctcagttCATCCCCATCCATCACCCTGGagccttccctcctcttcccagccGACCGG gGTTCCCGCCCCCAACATATGTTATCCCCCCTCCTGTGGCATTTTCTATGGGCTCAGGATACACCTTCCCAGCTGGTGTTTCTGTCCCAGGAACCTTTCTTCAGTCTACAGCTCACTCTCCAGCAGGAAACCAGGTGCAAGCTGGGAAACAGTCCCACATTCCTTACAGCCAGCAACGGCCCTCCGGACCAGGGCCAATGAACCAGGGACCTCAACAATCACAGCCACCTTCCCAGCCACCCCTTACATCTTTACCAGCTCAGCCAACAGCACAGTCTACAAGCCAGTTGCAGGTTCAAGCTCTAGCTCAGCAACAGCAGTCCCCTACAAAAGTCATACCAGCCTTGGGGAAAAGCCCGCCTCACCACTCTGGATTCCAGCAG TATCAACAGGCAGATGCCTCCAAACAGCTGTGGAATCCCCCTCAGGTTCAAAGCCCACTAGGGAAAATTATGCCTGTGAAACAGCCCTACTACCTTCAGACCCAAGACCCTATAAAACTGTTTGAGCCGTCATTGCAGCCTCCTGTAATACAGCAACAGCctctagagaaaaaaatgaagccttTCCCCATGGAGCCATATAACCATAATCCCTCAGAAGTCAAGGTCCCAGAGTTCTACTGGGATTCTTCCTACAGCATGGCTGATAACAGAGCAGTAATGGCTCAGCAACCAAATATGGACCGCAGGAGCAAACGGTCACCCGGAGTCTTCCGTCCAGAGCAGGATCCTGTGCCCAGGATGCCGTTTGAG AAATCCTTACTGGAGAAGCCTTCCGAGCTCATGTCACATTCATCTTCTTTCCTGTCCCTCACTGGGTTCTCTGTCAATCAG GAAAGATATCCAAACAGCAGTGTGTTCAATGAAGTGTATGGGAAGAACCTGACAGCCAGCTCCAAGGCAGAGCTGAGCCCCTCGGTTGCCTCCTCCCAGGAAACATCACTGTACTCCCTCTTCGAAGGGACCCCTTGGTCTCCATCACTTCCTGCCAGTTCAG ATCATTCAACACCAGCCAGCCAGTCTCCTCATTCCTCCAACCCAAGCAGCCTGCCCAGTTCTCCTCCAACACATAACCATAATTCTGCTCCATTCTCTAATTTTGGACCCATTGGGACTCCAGATAACAGGGATAGGCGGCCTGCAGATAGGTGGAAAACTGATAAACCAG CCATGGGTGGTTTCGGCGTTGATTACCTCTCAGCAACGTCATCATCTGAGAACAGTTGGCATCAGGCTAGCACTCCAAGTGGCACCTGGACAGGCCACGGCCCCTCCATGGAGGATTCCTCCGCTGTCCTCATGGAAAGCCTAAAG TCTATCTGGTCCAGTTCCATGATGCATCCTGGACCCTCCGCTCTCGAGCAGTTGTTAAtgcagcagaagcagaaacagcaGCGGGGACAAGGTGCCATGAACCCTCCACACTGA
- the Smg7 gene encoding nonsense-mediated mRNA decay factor SMG7 isoform 2 (isoform 2 is encoded by transcript variant 2), giving the protein MSLQSAQYLRQAEVLKAEMTDSKLGPAEVWTSRQALQDLYQKMLVTDLEYALDKKVEQDLWNHAFKNQITTLQGQAKNRANPNRSEVQANLSLFLEAASGFYTQLLQELCTVFNVDLPCRVKSSQLGIISNKQTHTSAIVKPQSSSCSYICQHCLVHLGDIARYRNQTSQAESYYRHAAQLVPSNGQPYNQLAILASSKGDHLTTIFYYCRSIAVKFPFPAASTNLQKALSKALESRDELKTKWGVSDFIKAFIKFHGHVYLSKSLEKLSPLREKLEEQFKRLLFQKAFNSQQLVHVTVINLFQLHHLRDFSNETEQHSYSQDEQLCWTQLLALFMSFLGILCKCPLQNDSQESYNAYPLPAVKVSMDWLRLRPRVFQEAVVDERQYIWPWLISLLNSFHPREDDLSSTNATPLPEEFELQGFLALRPSFRNLDFSKGHQGITGDKEGQQRRIRQQRLISIGKWIADNQPRLIQCENEVGKLLFITEIPELILEDPSEAKENLILQETSAIESHASDGSPGLKSVLSTGRSPSTSCDSGEKPVVTFKENIKPREVNRDQGRSFPPKEVRRDCSKGVTVTQDDGQKDSSKRRAETKRCTLGKLQETGKQSVAVQVKSQTELRKTPVSEARKTPVTQTPSQTNNSQFIPIHHPGAFPPLPSRPGFPPPTYVIPPPVAFSMGSGYTFPAGVSVPGTFLQSTAHSPAGNQVQAGKQSHIPYSQQRPSGPGPMNQGPQQSQPPSQPPLTSLPAQPTAQSTSQLQVQALAQQQQSPTKVIPALGKSPPHHSGFQQYQQADASKQLWNPPQVQSPLGKIMPVKQPYYLQTQDPIKLFEPSLQPPVIQQQPLEKKMKPFPMEPYNHNPSEVKVPEFYWDSSYSMADNRAVMAQQPNMDRRSKRSPGVFRPEQDPVPRMPFEDPKSSPLLPPDLLKSLAALEEEEELIFSNPPDLYPALLGPLASLPGRSLFKSLLEKPSELMSHSSSFLSLTGFSVNQERYPNSSVFNEVYGKNLTASSKAELSPSVASSQETSLYSLFEGTPWSPSLPASSDHSTPASQSPHSSNPSSLPSSPPTHNHNSAPFSNFGPIGTPDNRDRRPADRWKTDKPAMGGFGVDYLSATSSSENSWHQASTPSGTWTGHGPSMEDSSAVLMESLKSIWSSSMMHPGPSALEQLLMQQKQKQQRGQGAMNPPH; this is encoded by the exons TTATTACAGGAACTGTGTACGGTGTTTAATGTAGATTTGCCATGCCGTGTGAAGTCTTCCCAGTTGGGAATTATTAGCAATAAACAGACGCACACCAGCGCCATAGTGAAGCCACAGTCTAGCTCCTGTTCCTACATTTGCCAGCACTGCCTCGTCCACCTTGGAGACATTG cTCGATACAGAAACCAGACTAGCCAGGCAGAGTCCTACTATAGGCATGCAGCTCAGCTTGTCCCCTCCAATG GTCAGCCTTACAATCAGTTGGCTATCTTAGCTTCTTCCAAAGGAGACCACCTGACCACAATTTTCTACTACTGCAGAAGCATTGCTGTgaaattccctttcccagctgcCTCCACTAACCTACAAAAAGCACTTTCTAAAGCACTGGAAAG CCGGGATGAGTTGAAAACCAAGTGGGGTGTTTCTGACTTCATCAAGGCCTTTATTAAATTCCACGGTCATGTATACCTGAGTAAGAGTTTGGAAAAGCTGAGCCCTCTTCGAGAGAAGTTAGAAGAACAGTTTAAG AGACTGCTGTTCCAAAAAGCTTTCAACTCTCAGCAGTTAGTTCATGTCACTGTCATTAACCTGTTTCAACTTCATCATCTTCGTGACTTTAGCAATGAAACAGAGCAGCACAGTTACAGCCAAGATGAACAGCTGTGTTGGACACAGTTGCTGGCCCTCTTCA TGTCTTTTCTTGGCATCCTGTGCAAATGTCCTCTCCAGAATGATTCTCAGGAGTCCTACAATGCCTATCCCCTTCCTGCAGTCAAGGTCTCCATGGACTGGCTAAGACTCCGACCTAGAGTCTTTCAAGAAGCTGTAGTGGATGAAAGACAGTA CATCTGGCCCTGGCTAATTTCTCTTCTCAATAGTTTTCATCCCCGTGAAGATGATCTCTCAAGTACTAATG CCACACCACTTCCAGAGGAGTTTGAACTACAAGGGTTCCTGGCTTTGAGACCTTCTTTCAG GAACTTGGATTTTTCCAAAGGCCATCAGGGTATTACAGGAGACAAAGAGGGTCAACAACGGCGAATACGGCAGCAGCGTTTGATCTCCATAGGGAAGTGGATTGCTGACAACCAGCCACG GCTGATTCAGTGTGAAAATGAGGTAGGGAAATTGTTATTTATCACAGAAATCCCAGAATTAATACTAGAAGACCCCAGTGAAGCCAAAGAGAACCTCATCCTACAAGAAACATCTGCGATAGAGTCACACGCTTCGGACGGGAGCCCAGGACTGAAGTCAGTGCTGTCTACAGGCCGAAGTCCAAGCACCAGCTGTGACTCAGGAGAGAAGCCAGTGGTCACCTTCAAAGAGAACATTAAGCCACGAGAAGTGAACAGAGACCAAGGAAGAAGCTTTCCTCCCAAAGAGGTGAGAAGGGACTGTAGCAAAGGAGTAACTGTAACTCAGGATGACGGACAGAAGGACAGCAGCAAGAGGAGAGCTGAGACCAAGAGATGCACCTTAGGAAAGTTGCAGGAAACAGGAAAGCAGAGTGTGGCAGTGCAG GTAAAATCCCAGACAGAACTAAGAAAGACCCCAGTGTCCGAAGCCAGGAAAACTCCTGTCACTCAAACTCCAAGtcaaacaaataattctcagttCATCCCCATCCATCACCCTGGagccttccctcctcttcccagccGACCGG gGTTCCCGCCCCCAACATATGTTATCCCCCCTCCTGTGGCATTTTCTATGGGCTCAGGATACACCTTCCCAGCTGGTGTTTCTGTCCCAGGAACCTTTCTTCAGTCTACAGCTCACTCTCCAGCAGGAAACCAGGTGCAAGCTGGGAAACAGTCCCACATTCCTTACAGCCAGCAACGGCCCTCCGGACCAGGGCCAATGAACCAGGGACCTCAACAATCACAGCCACCTTCCCAGCCACCCCTTACATCTTTACCAGCTCAGCCAACAGCACAGTCTACAAGCCAGTTGCAGGTTCAAGCTCTAGCTCAGCAACAGCAGTCCCCTACAAAAGTCATACCAGCCTTGGGGAAAAGCCCGCCTCACCACTCTGGATTCCAGCAG TATCAACAGGCAGATGCCTCCAAACAGCTGTGGAATCCCCCTCAGGTTCAAAGCCCACTAGGGAAAATTATGCCTGTGAAACAGCCCTACTACCTTCAGACCCAAGACCCTATAAAACTGTTTGAGCCGTCATTGCAGCCTCCTGTAATACAGCAACAGCctctagagaaaaaaatgaagccttTCCCCATGGAGCCATATAACCATAATCCCTCAGAAGTCAAGGTCCCAGAGTTCTACTGGGATTCTTCCTACAGCATGGCTGATAACAGAGCAGTAATGGCTCAGCAACCAAATATGGACCGCAGGAGCAAACGGTCACCCGGAGTCTTCCGTCCAGAGCAGGATCCTGTGCCCAGGATGCCGTTTGAG GACCCCAAGAGCTCCCCTCTGCTTCCTCCGGACCTGTTAAAGAGTCTGGCTGccttggaggaagaggaagagctgaTCTTTTCTAACCCTCCTGATCTTTACCCAGCTCTGCTGGGTCCTCTCGCCTCTCTTCCTGGACGAAGCCTCTTT AAATCCTTACTGGAGAAGCCTTCCGAGCTCATGTCACATTCATCTTCTTTCCTGTCCCTCACTGGGTTCTCTGTCAATCAG GAAAGATATCCAAACAGCAGTGTGTTCAATGAAGTGTATGGGAAGAACCTGACAGCCAGCTCCAAGGCAGAGCTGAGCCCCTCGGTTGCCTCCTCCCAGGAAACATCACTGTACTCCCTCTTCGAAGGGACCCCTTGGTCTCCATCACTTCCTGCCAGTTCAG ATCATTCAACACCAGCCAGCCAGTCTCCTCATTCCTCCAACCCAAGCAGCCTGCCCAGTTCTCCTCCAACACATAACCATAATTCTGCTCCATTCTCTAATTTTGGACCCATTGGGACTCCAGATAACAGGGATAGGCGGCCTGCAGATAGGTGGAAAACTGATAAACCAG CCATGGGTGGTTTCGGCGTTGATTACCTCTCAGCAACGTCATCATCTGAGAACAGTTGGCATCAGGCTAGCACTCCAAGTGGCACCTGGACAGGCCACGGCCCCTCCATGGAGGATTCCTCCGCTGTCCTCATGGAAAGCCTAAAG TCTATCTGGTCCAGTTCCATGATGCATCCTGGACCCTCCGCTCTCGAGCAGTTGTTAAtgcagcagaagcagaaacagcaGCGGGGACAAGGTGCCATGAACCCTCCACACTGA
- the Smg7 gene encoding nonsense-mediated mRNA decay factor SMG7 isoform X3, with translation MTDSKLGPAEVWTSRQALQDLYQKMLVTDLEYALDKKVEQDLWNHAFKNQITTLQGQAKNRANPNRSEVQANLSLFLEAASGFYTQLLQELCTVFNVDLPCRVKSSQLGIISNKQTHTSAIVKPQSSSCSYICQHCLVHLGDIARYRNQTSQAESYYRHAAQLVPSNGQPYNQLAILASSKGDHLTTIFYYCRSIAVKFPFPAASTNLQKALSKALESRDELKTKWGVSDFIKAFIKFHGHVYLSKSLEKLSPLREKLEEQFKRLLFQKAFNSQQLVHVTVINLFQLHHLRDFSNETEQHSYSQDEQLCWTQLLALFMSFLGILCKCPLQNDSQESYNAYPLPAVKVSMDWLRLRPRVFQEAVVDERQYIWPWLISLLNSFHPREDDLSSTNATPLPEEFELQGFLALRPSFRNLDFSKGHQGITGDKEGQQRRIRQQRLISIGKWIADNQPRLIQCENEVGKLLFITEIPELILEDPSEAKENLILQETSAIESHASDGSPGLKSVLSTGRSPSTSCDSGEKPVVTFKENIKPREVNRDQGRSFPPKEVRRDCSKGVTVTQDDGQKDSSKRRAETKRCTLGKLQETGKQSVAVQVKSQTELRKTPVSEARKTPVTQTPSQTNNSQFIPIHHPGAFPPLPSRPGFPPPTYVIPPPVAFSMGSGYTFPAGVSVPGTFLQSTAHSPAGNQVQAGKQSHIPYSQQRPSGPGPMNQGPQQSQPPSQPPLTSLPAQPTAQSTSQLQVQALAQQQQSPTKVIPALGKSPPHHSGFQQYQQADASKQLWNPPQVQSPLGKIMPVKQPYYLQTQDPIKLFEPSLQPPVIQQQPLEKKMKPFPMEPYNHNPSEVKVPEFYWDSSYSMADNRAVMAQQPNMDRRSKRSPGVFRPEQDPVPRMPFEDPKSSPLLPPDLLKSLAALEEEEELIFSNPPDLYPALLGPLASLPGRSLFKSLLEKPSELMSHSSSFLSLTGFSVNQERYPNSSVFNEVYGKNLTASSKAELSPSVASSQETSLYSLFEGTPWSPSLPASSDHSTPASQSPHSSNPSSLPSSPPTHNHNSAPFSNFGPIGTPDNRDRRPADRWKTDKPAMGGFGVDYLSATSSSENSWHQASTPSGTWTGHGPSMEDSSAVLMESLKSIWSSSMMHPGPSALEQLLMQQKQKQQRGQGAMNPPH, from the exons TTATTACAGGAACTGTGTACGGTGTTTAATGTAGATTTGCCATGCCGTGTGAAGTCTTCCCAGTTGGGAATTATTAGCAATAAACAGACGCACACCAGCGCCATAGTGAAGCCACAGTCTAGCTCCTGTTCCTACATTTGCCAGCACTGCCTCGTCCACCTTGGAGACATTG cTCGATACAGAAACCAGACTAGCCAGGCAGAGTCCTACTATAGGCATGCAGCTCAGCTTGTCCCCTCCAATG GTCAGCCTTACAATCAGTTGGCTATCTTAGCTTCTTCCAAAGGAGACCACCTGACCACAATTTTCTACTACTGCAGAAGCATTGCTGTgaaattccctttcccagctgcCTCCACTAACCTACAAAAAGCACTTTCTAAAGCACTGGAAAG CCGGGATGAGTTGAAAACCAAGTGGGGTGTTTCTGACTTCATCAAGGCCTTTATTAAATTCCACGGTCATGTATACCTGAGTAAGAGTTTGGAAAAGCTGAGCCCTCTTCGAGAGAAGTTAGAAGAACAGTTTAAG AGACTGCTGTTCCAAAAAGCTTTCAACTCTCAGCAGTTAGTTCATGTCACTGTCATTAACCTGTTTCAACTTCATCATCTTCGTGACTTTAGCAATGAAACAGAGCAGCACAGTTACAGCCAAGATGAACAGCTGTGTTGGACACAGTTGCTGGCCCTCTTCA TGTCTTTTCTTGGCATCCTGTGCAAATGTCCTCTCCAGAATGATTCTCAGGAGTCCTACAATGCCTATCCCCTTCCTGCAGTCAAGGTCTCCATGGACTGGCTAAGACTCCGACCTAGAGTCTTTCAAGAAGCTGTAGTGGATGAAAGACAGTA CATCTGGCCCTGGCTAATTTCTCTTCTCAATAGTTTTCATCCCCGTGAAGATGATCTCTCAAGTACTAATG CCACACCACTTCCAGAGGAGTTTGAACTACAAGGGTTCCTGGCTTTGAGACCTTCTTTCAG GAACTTGGATTTTTCCAAAGGCCATCAGGGTATTACAGGAGACAAAGAGGGTCAACAACGGCGAATACGGCAGCAGCGTTTGATCTCCATAGGGAAGTGGATTGCTGACAACCAGCCACG GCTGATTCAGTGTGAAAATGAGGTAGGGAAATTGTTATTTATCACAGAAATCCCAGAATTAATACTAGAAGACCCCAGTGAAGCCAAAGAGAACCTCATCCTACAAGAAACATCTGCGATAGAGTCACACGCTTCGGACGGGAGCCCAGGACTGAAGTCAGTGCTGTCTACAGGCCGAAGTCCAAGCACCAGCTGTGACTCAGGAGAGAAGCCAGTGGTCACCTTCAAAGAGAACATTAAGCCACGAGAAGTGAACAGAGACCAAGGAAGAAGCTTTCCTCCCAAAGAGGTGAGAAGGGACTGTAGCAAAGGAGTAACTGTAACTCAGGATGACGGACAGAAGGACAGCAGCAAGAGGAGAGCTGAGACCAAGAGATGCACCTTAGGAAAGTTGCAGGAAACAGGAAAGCAGAGTGTGGCAGTGCAG GTAAAATCCCAGACAGAACTAAGAAAGACCCCAGTGTCCGAAGCCAGGAAAACTCCTGTCACTCAAACTCCAAGtcaaacaaataattctcagttCATCCCCATCCATCACCCTGGagccttccctcctcttcccagccGACCGG gGTTCCCGCCCCCAACATATGTTATCCCCCCTCCTGTGGCATTTTCTATGGGCTCAGGATACACCTTCCCAGCTGGTGTTTCTGTCCCAGGAACCTTTCTTCAGTCTACAGCTCACTCTCCAGCAGGAAACCAGGTGCAAGCTGGGAAACAGTCCCACATTCCTTACAGCCAGCAACGGCCCTCCGGACCAGGGCCAATGAACCAGGGACCTCAACAATCACAGCCACCTTCCCAGCCACCCCTTACATCTTTACCAGCTCAGCCAACAGCACAGTCTACAAGCCAGTTGCAGGTTCAAGCTCTAGCTCAGCAACAGCAGTCCCCTACAAAAGTCATACCAGCCTTGGGGAAAAGCCCGCCTCACCACTCTGGATTCCAGCAG TATCAACAGGCAGATGCCTCCAAACAGCTGTGGAATCCCCCTCAGGTTCAAAGCCCACTAGGGAAAATTATGCCTGTGAAACAGCCCTACTACCTTCAGACCCAAGACCCTATAAAACTGTTTGAGCCGTCATTGCAGCCTCCTGTAATACAGCAACAGCctctagagaaaaaaatgaagccttTCCCCATGGAGCCATATAACCATAATCCCTCAGAAGTCAAGGTCCCAGAGTTCTACTGGGATTCTTCCTACAGCATGGCTGATAACAGAGCAGTAATGGCTCAGCAACCAAATATGGACCGCAGGAGCAAACGGTCACCCGGAGTCTTCCGTCCAGAGCAGGATCCTGTGCCCAGGATGCCGTTTGAG GACCCCAAGAGCTCCCCTCTGCTTCCTCCGGACCTGTTAAAGAGTCTGGCTGccttggaggaagaggaagagctgaTCTTTTCTAACCCTCCTGATCTTTACCCAGCTCTGCTGGGTCCTCTCGCCTCTCTTCCTGGACGAAGCCTCTTT AAATCCTTACTGGAGAAGCCTTCCGAGCTCATGTCACATTCATCTTCTTTCCTGTCCCTCACTGGGTTCTCTGTCAATCAG GAAAGATATCCAAACAGCAGTGTGTTCAATGAAGTGTATGGGAAGAACCTGACAGCCAGCTCCAAGGCAGAGCTGAGCCCCTCGGTTGCCTCCTCCCAGGAAACATCACTGTACTCCCTCTTCGAAGGGACCCCTTGGTCTCCATCACTTCCTGCCAGTTCAG ATCATTCAACACCAGCCAGCCAGTCTCCTCATTCCTCCAACCCAAGCAGCCTGCCCAGTTCTCCTCCAACACATAACCATAATTCTGCTCCATTCTCTAATTTTGGACCCATTGGGACTCCAGATAACAGGGATAGGCGGCCTGCAGATAGGTGGAAAACTGATAAACCAG CCATGGGTGGTTTCGGCGTTGATTACCTCTCAGCAACGTCATCATCTGAGAACAGTTGGCATCAGGCTAGCACTCCAAGTGGCACCTGGACAGGCCACGGCCCCTCCATGGAGGATTCCTCCGCTGTCCTCATGGAAAGCCTAAAG TCTATCTGGTCCAGTTCCATGATGCATCCTGGACCCTCCGCTCTCGAGCAGTTGTTAAtgcagcagaagcagaaacagcaGCGGGGACAAGGTGCCATGAACCCTCCACACTGA